In Rhizobium jaguaris, a single window of DNA contains:
- a CDS encoding FMN-binding glutamate synthase family protein has product MSYHNPPTKPRLSATFDEYTMSEIRRAAATGIYDIRGGGAKRKLPHFDDLLFLGASISRYPLEGYREKCGTNVVLGSRFAKKPIELKIPITIAGMSFGSLSGPAKEALGRGATIAGTSTTTGDGGMTEEERGHSQLLVYQYLPSRYGMNPKDLRRADAIEIVVGQGAKPGGGGMLLGQKISDRVAEMRTLPKGIDQRSASRHPDWTGPDDLEIKILELREITNWEKPIYVKVGGARPYYDTALAVKAGADVVVLDGMQGGTAATQEVFIEHVGMPTLACIRPAVQALQDLGMHRKVQLIVSGGIRNGADVAKALALGADAVSIGTAALIAIGENDPRWTADYEALGTTAAAYDDWHEGKDPAGITTQDPELMKRVDPVAAGRRLANYLKVMALEAQTIARACGKNHVHNLEPEDLCALTIEASAMAQVPLAGTNWIPGKGGY; this is encoded by the coding sequence ATGAGCTATCACAATCCGCCCACAAAGCCTCGCCTTTCGGCAACCTTCGACGAATATACGATGTCGGAAATCCGACGCGCGGCGGCGACCGGCATCTATGACATCCGCGGCGGCGGCGCCAAGCGTAAATTGCCGCATTTCGACGACCTTCTCTTTCTTGGCGCCTCGATCTCCCGCTATCCGCTGGAGGGCTATCGCGAAAAATGCGGCACTAATGTCGTGCTCGGCTCGCGCTTCGCCAAGAAGCCGATCGAATTGAAGATCCCGATCACCATTGCGGGCATGAGCTTCGGCTCGCTCTCCGGGCCTGCCAAGGAGGCGCTCGGCCGTGGCGCGACAATAGCCGGCACGTCGACCACCACGGGCGACGGCGGCATGACGGAGGAGGAACGAGGTCATTCGCAGCTCCTCGTCTATCAATATCTTCCCTCGCGCTACGGCATGAACCCGAAGGATCTGCGACGTGCCGATGCGATCGAGATCGTTGTGGGCCAGGGCGCCAAGCCTGGCGGCGGCGGCATGCTGCTCGGTCAGAAGATCTCCGATCGCGTTGCCGAGATGCGCACGCTGCCGAAGGGCATCGATCAGCGCTCGGCCAGCCGTCACCCGGATTGGACCGGTCCGGACGATCTCGAGATCAAGATTCTCGAACTGCGCGAAATCACCAACTGGGAAAAGCCGATCTACGTGAAGGTCGGTGGCGCGCGGCCCTATTACGATACGGCGCTTGCCGTGAAGGCCGGCGCCGACGTCGTCGTGCTCGACGGCATGCAAGGCGGTACTGCTGCAACGCAGGAAGTCTTCATCGAGCATGTCGGCATGCCGACGCTTGCCTGCATCCGGCCGGCCGTCCAGGCGCTGCAGGATCTCGGTATGCACCGCAAGGTTCAGCTTATCGTCTCCGGCGGTATCCGCAATGGCGCTGACGTGGCAAAGGCGCTGGCGCTCGGCGCCGATGCTGTCTCCATCGGCACGGCAGCGCTTATCGCAATCGGCGAGAACGATCCGCGCTGGACGGCCGATTATGAAGCGCTCGGGACGACGGCTGCCGCCTATGATGACTGGCATGAGGGCAAGGATCCGGCCGGCATCACCACGCAGGATCCCGAACTGATGAAGCGTGTCGATCCGGTGGCCGCCGGCCGCCGCCTGGCAAACTATCTGAAGGTCATGGCGCTCGAAGCACAGACCATCGCCCGGGCCTGCGGCAAAAACCATGTCCACAACCTCGAACCGGAGGATCTCTGCGCGCTGACCATCGAGGCATCCGCCATGGCGCAGGTGCCGCTTGCCGGCACGAACTGGATCCCGGGAAAGGGAGGCTACTGA
- a CDS encoding bifunctional methylenetetrahydrofolate dehydrogenase/methenyltetrahydrofolate cyclohydrolase — MADIIDGKQVAASVIDAVKTATAALERDTGTKTGLAVVIVGDDPASHTYVSSKSRMAKECGFNSIQHTLPAETTQDELARLVASLNEDAAIHGILVQLPLPKHLNAEAIIQSIRPDKDVDGLNVVNAGKLATGDLDTGLISCTPAGAMLLVRRMHGEDLSGLTAVVIGRSNLFGKPMAQLLIHANATVTTAHSRTKDLAAVARGADILVAAVGRPEMVKADWIKPGATVIDVGINRIAAPDKGEGKTRLVGDVAFTEAMEVAAVITPVPGGVGPMTIAMLMANTSIAAHRAAGKPAPKF; from the coding sequence ATGGCTGACATCATTGATGGCAAGCAGGTGGCTGCTTCGGTAATTGATGCGGTGAAGACCGCGACCGCTGCGCTCGAAAGGGACACGGGCACGAAGACCGGACTGGCCGTCGTCATCGTCGGCGATGATCCGGCCAGCCACACCTATGTCAGCTCCAAGAGCCGCATGGCCAAGGAATGCGGCTTCAATTCCATCCAGCACACGCTGCCCGCCGAGACGACGCAGGATGAGCTGGCAAGGCTGGTGGCGTCGCTGAACGAGGACGCTGCCATTCATGGCATCCTGGTGCAATTGCCATTGCCGAAGCACCTGAATGCCGAAGCGATCATCCAGTCGATCCGGCCGGACAAGGACGTCGACGGCTTGAATGTCGTTAATGCCGGCAAGCTGGCGACCGGCGATCTCGACACCGGCCTGATCTCCTGCACGCCGGCCGGCGCCATGCTGCTGGTGCGCCGCATGCATGGCGAAGACCTGTCGGGTCTCACCGCCGTCGTCATCGGCCGCTCCAACCTCTTCGGCAAGCCGATGGCGCAGCTGCTGATTCATGCCAATGCGACCGTGACGACGGCGCATTCGCGCACGAAGGACTTGGCCGCCGTCGCCCGCGGCGCCGATATTCTGGTGGCCGCCGTCGGCCGGCCGGAAATGGTGAAGGCGGATTGGATCAAGCCCGGTGCGACCGTCATCGATGTTGGCATCAACCGCATCGCCGCGCCGGACAAGGGGGAGGGCAAGACCCGCCTTGTCGGCGATGTCGCCTTTACGGAAGCCATGGAGGTTGCCGCGGTTATCACTCCGGTGCCGGGTGGCGTCGGCCCGATGACCATCGCCATGCTGATGGCCAATACATCCATTGCCGCACATCGTGCCGCCGGCAAGCCGGCGCCGAAGTTCTGA
- a CDS encoding aminomethyltransferase family protein — MTLSWRFSALADRHRALGSKLEDWSGMGTAWTYDKDMSEEHVAIRTKAGIMDVSGLKKVHLVGPHAIAVLDYITTRDMTKIYPGRSVYAAMLNDRGHFTEDCIVYRTGPNSWMLVHGSGSGHEEIVKQAAGRNCAVLFDDDLHDLSLQGPIAVDYLAKYVPGIRDLKYFHHMQTTLFGAPVMISRTGYTGERGYEIFVRGQDAVMVWDRIVAEGEDMGIIPCCFSVLDMLRVESYLLFYPYDNSQMYPFADQPPGDSLWELGLDFTVSPGKTGFRGAEEHARLKGKERFKIFGMLIDADGPADLGDEVFADGKKVGVITCPSYSALTGKSMAIARLDVDKAVQGTKLEVRGKNVKADATAHTLPFDDPEKKKRTAVG; from the coding sequence ATGACGTTATCTTGGCGTTTCTCCGCCTTGGCGGACCGGCATCGCGCTCTGGGGTCGAAGCTTGAGGACTGGAGCGGAATGGGCACCGCCTGGACATACGATAAGGACATGTCCGAAGAGCATGTCGCGATCCGGACCAAGGCCGGCATCATGGACGTCTCGGGCCTGAAAAAGGTTCATCTTGTCGGCCCGCATGCCATCGCCGTCCTCGACTACATCACCACCCGCGACATGACGAAGATCTATCCCGGCCGCTCGGTCTACGCCGCGATGCTGAACGACCGCGGCCATTTCACCGAGGATTGTATCGTCTATCGCACCGGCCCGAATTCCTGGATGCTGGTGCATGGCTCGGGCTCCGGCCACGAGGAAATCGTCAAGCAGGCGGCGGGCCGCAATTGCGCCGTGCTTTTCGACGACGACCTGCACGATCTCTCGCTGCAGGGGCCGATCGCGGTCGATTATCTCGCCAAATATGTGCCTGGCATCCGCGATCTCAAATATTTCCATCATATGCAGACCACGCTTTTCGGCGCGCCGGTAATGATCTCGCGCACCGGCTATACGGGCGAGCGTGGTTATGAAATCTTCGTGCGCGGTCAGGATGCCGTCATGGTGTGGGACCGGATTGTCGCCGAAGGCGAAGATATGGGGATCATTCCCTGCTGCTTCAGCGTCCTCGACATGTTGCGCGTCGAAAGTTACCTGCTCTTCTATCCCTACGACAATTCTCAGATGTATCCCTTTGCCGACCAGCCACCCGGCGACAGTCTTTGGGAACTTGGCCTCGACTTCACGGTCAGCCCCGGCAAGACCGGCTTCCGCGGTGCTGAAGAACATGCGCGCCTGAAGGGAAAGGAACGCTTCAAAATCTTCGGCATGCTGATCGATGCCGATGGCCCCGCCGATCTCGGCGACGAGGTCTTTGCCGACGGAAAGAAGGTCGGCGTCATCACCTGCCCGAGCTATTCCGCGCTGACGGGGAAATCCATGGCGATCGCCCGTCTCGACGTCGATAAGGCCGTGCAAGGCACAAAGCTTGAGGTTCGCGGCAAGAACGTCAAAGCCGATGCGACCGCGCATACACTGCCATTCGACGATCCGGAGAAGAAGAAGCGGACCGCCGTCGGTTAG
- a CDS encoding NAD(P)-binding domain-containing protein: MTRVAVIGAGPSGLAQLRAFQSAAKKGADIPEVVCFEKQSDWGGLWNYTWRTGLDEYGEPVHGSMYRYLWSNGPKECLEFADYSFEEHFGKPIASYPPRAVLWDYIKGRVEKADVRKWVRFSTPVRMVRFDEEAKKFTVTAHDRVEDRMYDEAFDYVVVATGHFSTPNVPYFEGVKTFNGRVLHAHDFRDALEFKGKDILIVGRSYSAEDIGSQCWKYGAKSVTTSYRSKPMGFKWPENFEERPLLTRLENKTAYFLDGSSKDVDALILCTGYQHHFPFLPDELRLKTANRLWADGLYKGVIFDKNPQLFYIGMQDQFYTFNMFDVQAWWARDVMMGRIKLPSEEGLKANFDMWRAREETLEDAEQMIWYQGDYVKELLAETDYPSFDIEGTNKTFMEWEHHKAENVMGFRDHAYRSLMTGNMSPKHHTPWVDALDDSMEEYLRN, encoded by the coding sequence ATGACAAGAGTTGCCGTTATCGGCGCGGGTCCCTCGGGGCTGGCACAGTTGCGCGCCTTCCAGTCGGCTGCCAAGAAGGGTGCCGACATTCCGGAAGTCGTCTGCTTCGAAAAACAGTCGGACTGGGGAGGGCTTTGGAATTACACTTGGCGGACCGGCCTAGACGAATATGGCGAGCCGGTTCACGGCAGCATGTATCGTTACCTGTGGTCGAACGGCCCGAAGGAATGCCTGGAATTCGCAGACTATTCGTTCGAGGAGCATTTCGGCAAGCCGATCGCCTCCTATCCGCCACGTGCCGTCCTCTGGGACTATATCAAGGGACGCGTTGAGAAAGCGGATGTGCGCAAGTGGGTTCGCTTCAGCACGCCGGTGCGCATGGTGCGTTTCGATGAGGAGGCGAAGAAATTCACGGTCACGGCGCACGACCGCGTCGAAGATCGCATGTATGACGAGGCGTTCGATTATGTCGTGGTCGCCACCGGACATTTCTCGACGCCGAACGTTCCCTATTTCGAGGGTGTCAAGACCTTCAACGGCCGTGTGCTGCATGCCCATGACTTCCGCGATGCGCTGGAATTCAAGGGCAAGGACATCCTCATCGTCGGCCGCAGCTATTCGGCCGAAGACATTGGATCGCAATGCTGGAAATACGGCGCCAAGTCGGTGACGACGAGCTACCGCTCGAAGCCGATGGGCTTCAAATGGCCGGAGAATTTCGAGGAACGGCCACTACTGACCCGACTTGAAAACAAGACGGCGTACTTTCTCGATGGATCATCGAAGGATGTCGACGCGCTGATCCTCTGCACCGGATATCAACACCATTTCCCCTTCCTGCCGGACGAGTTGCGCTTGAAGACCGCCAACCGGCTGTGGGCCGACGGCCTCTACAAGGGCGTGATCTTCGACAAGAATCCGCAACTCTTCTACATCGGCATGCAGGACCAATTTTATACCTTCAACATGTTCGACGTGCAGGCCTGGTGGGCGCGCGACGTTATGATGGGCCGCATCAAGCTGCCATCGGAAGAGGGCCTGAAGGCGAATTTCGACATGTGGCGCGCCCGCGAGGAAACGCTGGAAGATGCCGAGCAGATGATCTGGTACCAGGGCGATTACGTGAAGGAGCTGCTTGCCGAAACCGACTATCCGAGCTTCGACATCGAAGGCACCAACAAGACCTTCATGGAGTGGGAGCACCACAAGGCGGAGAACGTCATGGGTTTCCGCGACCATGCCTATCGCTCGCTGATGACCGGCAACATGTCGCCGAAGCATCATACGCCCTGGGTCGATGCACTTGACGATTCCATGGAGGAATATCTGCGCAACTAG
- a CDS encoding dimethylamine monooxygenase subunit DmmA family protein, whose protein sequence is MLVEGIKSRPVYRGLIIQPKARKHIFALEGEGALALTEQQAALDETALARSEVLYVARGSRGKGRDEILRRFGADMFFAAPTIATLLFRLKGSLATAHMGTRLYIAGTEGFIGQAMMVALDYGMDHASVMTEHRGSLARRVQCVHCKGITEDVTHSPFTCSHCGLPLLVRDHYSRRLGAFQGVNIDAEEPGNAPDPEELFL, encoded by the coding sequence ATGCTCGTTGAAGGCATCAAGAGCCGACCCGTCTACAGAGGCCTGATCATCCAGCCGAAGGCGCGCAAGCATATTTTCGCTCTGGAAGGCGAGGGCGCGCTGGCCCTTACCGAGCAGCAGGCTGCGCTTGACGAAACGGCGCTCGCTCGAAGCGAAGTCCTCTATGTAGCACGTGGTTCGCGGGGCAAGGGCCGTGATGAGATCCTGCGCAGGTTCGGCGCCGATATGTTCTTCGCAGCGCCGACGATCGCGACGCTGCTCTTCCGCCTCAAAGGTTCGCTCGCCACCGCCCATATGGGCACGCGGCTTTATATTGCCGGCACCGAAGGCTTTATCGGCCAGGCGATGATGGTGGCGCTCGATTACGGTATGGACCACGCCTCGGTCATGACGGAGCATCGTGGTTCTCTGGCGCGTCGTGTGCAATGTGTCCACTGCAAAGGCATCACCGAGGACGTCACCCATAGCCCCTTCACCTGTAGCCATTGCGGCCTTCCGCTGCTCGTGCGCGATCACTATTCGCGCCGCCTCGGCGCCTTCCAGGGCGTCAATATCGATGCGGAAGAGCCTGGAAATGCACCCGATCCGGAGGAATTGTTCCTGTGA
- a CDS encoding methyl-accepting chemotaxis protein: MDFQTSILGRMSGFLYRCRADENYTMLEMTDGIERVFGYPADEIIGNRTRTFTSIMCGDDVPLMDNVVGMALEKHTDWTMEYRIRHNNGHYIWVTETGGGVWAENGELLYLEGSIINIESLYQRIDEQTADMRVTVSKTGEILQSLRYLKLLAVNAGIEAARAGTAGSGFAVLAAEMRTLANSSEEAARAISNAQRKTD; encoded by the coding sequence ATGGATTTTCAAACGAGCATTCTCGGCCGCATGAGCGGCTTTCTCTATCGTTGCCGCGCCGATGAGAACTATACGATGCTGGAAATGACCGACGGCATCGAGCGTGTCTTCGGCTATCCCGCGGATGAAATCATCGGCAATCGGACACGGACCTTCACTTCGATCATGTGCGGGGATGACGTGCCTCTCATGGACAATGTCGTCGGCATGGCGCTGGAAAAGCACACCGATTGGACGATGGAATACCGCATCCGTCACAATAACGGGCATTACATCTGGGTGACGGAAACCGGCGGCGGTGTTTGGGCCGAGAACGGCGAGCTGCTTTATCTGGAAGGCAGCATCATCAATATCGAATCGCTCTATCAGCGCATAGACGAGCAGACGGCCGACATGCGAGTGACGGTGTCGAAGACCGGCGAGATCCTGCAGTCACTGCGTTACCTGAAATTGCTTGCCGTCAACGCCGGCATCGAGGCGGCAAGAGCCGGAACCGCGGGATCCGGCTTCGCGGTCTTGGCGGCGGAAATGCGTACGCTCGCCAACTCCTCGGAAGAGGCGGCGCGGGCGATCTCGAATGCTCAGCGCAAGACGGATTGA
- a CDS encoding PDR/VanB family oxidoreductase has protein sequence MSGGTEIPVRVTKVTPVAHRIKRFRFERLDGMPMPYFSGGAHIIVSMNDDGHIRRNAYSLMSPPHDCTAYEVSVLHVEDSRGGSTFMHEKVSEGDELKVSYPVNLFQPDWRARKHLLIAGGIGITPFIAMMEQFSREGGNFELHYAVRARDRGAYCEELVARYGPHRVKIYCDVEKNFIPFARLLESQPLGTHLYVCGPSGMIDGVLKAGLEAGWPEQNLHSERFLSSQPGKPFSIKLTRSGKTVHVGHHESMLEAIEAAGVDAPFLCRGGACGQCETAVAACEGKLLHHDVYLTDEEKTSGRKVMICVSRFEGNTLHLDL, from the coding sequence GTGAGCGGCGGTACTGAAATTCCAGTTAGGGTAACGAAGGTGACGCCGGTCGCCCATCGCATCAAGCGCTTCCGCTTCGAGCGCCTGGATGGCATGCCGATGCCCTATTTCTCCGGCGGCGCCCATATCATCGTCTCGATGAACGATGACGGCCATATCAGGCGTAACGCCTATTCGCTGATGTCGCCTCCGCATGATTGCACGGCCTATGAGGTCAGTGTGCTGCATGTCGAGGATTCACGCGGCGGCTCCACCTTCATGCATGAGAAAGTGAGTGAAGGGGACGAACTGAAGGTCAGCTATCCGGTTAACCTCTTCCAGCCGGATTGGCGCGCCCGCAAGCATCTGCTGATCGCCGGCGGCATCGGTATCACGCCGTTCATCGCGATGATGGAGCAGTTTTCCCGCGAGGGCGGCAATTTCGAGCTGCACTACGCGGTGCGCGCCCGCGACCGCGGCGCCTATTGCGAGGAACTCGTCGCGCGCTATGGCCCCCATCGCGTGAAGATTTATTGCGACGTCGAAAAGAATTTTATTCCGTTCGCCCGCCTGCTCGAGAGCCAGCCGCTCGGCACGCATCTCTATGTGTGCGGCCCCTCCGGCATGATCGACGGAGTGCTGAAGGCAGGGTTGGAGGCCGGCTGGCCGGAGCAGAACCTGCATTCCGAGCGCTTTCTCTCTTCGCAACCCGGCAAGCCCTTCTCGATAAAGCTAACGCGTTCCGGGAAGACGGTTCATGTCGGCCATCACGAAAGCATGCTGGAGGCGATCGAGGCGGCAGGTGTAGACGCGCCTTTTCTCTGTCGCGGCGGGGCTTGTGGACAGTGCGAGACCGCGGTCGCCGCCTGCGAGGGCAAGCTTTTGCACCACGACGTCTATCTGACAGATGAAGAAAAGACTTCCGGCCGCAAGGTGATGATCTGCGTCTCCCGCTTCGAGGGAAACACACTGCATCTCGACCTTTAG
- the purU gene encoding formyltetrahydrofolate deformylase, translated as MTSYVVTVTCKSTRGIVAAIANYLADQGCNIVDSSQFDDLDTGKFFMRVSFISEEGVAQDALVEGFKPVAAKFEMDAEIYDAHKRMKVLLMVSRFGHCLNDLLYRWKIGALPIDIVGVVSNHFDYQKVVVNHDIPFHHIRVTKDNKPQAEAQLMELVEQTGTELIVLARYMQVLSDALCKKMSGRIINIHHSFLPSFKGANPYKQAYERGVKLIGATAHYVTGDLDEGPIIEQDTARITHAQSAEDYVSIGRDVESQVLARAIHAHIHYRTFLNGNRTIVFPASPGSYASERMG; from the coding sequence ATGACGAGCTATGTAGTGACAGTGACGTGTAAGTCGACCCGCGGGATCGTTGCGGCGATAGCGAATTATCTGGCCGATCAAGGCTGCAACATCGTCGACTCCAGCCAGTTCGACGATCTCGATACCGGCAAGTTCTTCATGCGGGTCTCCTTCATCTCCGAAGAAGGTGTGGCTCAGGACGCCTTGGTCGAAGGCTTCAAGCCGGTCGCCGCCAAATTCGAGATGGACGCCGAGATCTACGATGCCCATAAGCGCATGAAGGTGCTGCTGATGGTGTCGCGCTTCGGCCATTGCCTCAACGACCTGCTCTACCGCTGGAAGATCGGCGCGCTGCCGATCGACATCGTCGGCGTCGTCTCCAACCATTTCGATTATCAGAAGGTAGTCGTCAACCACGACATTCCCTTCCACCACATCAGGGTGACGAAGGACAACAAGCCGCAGGCCGAAGCCCAGCTCATGGAACTCGTCGAGCAGACCGGCACCGAGCTGATCGTGCTGGCCCGCTACATGCAGGTGCTGTCGGATGCGCTCTGCAAGAAGATGTCGGGCCGGATCATCAACATCCACCATTCCTTCCTGCCGAGCTTCAAGGGCGCCAACCCCTACAAGCAGGCCTATGAGCGCGGCGTCAAGCTGATCGGCGCGACGGCGCATTACGTCACCGGCGATCTGGATGAAGGTCCGATCATCGAGCAGGACACCGCGCGCATCACGCATGCGCAATCGGCCGAGGACTATGTCTCGATCGGCCGCGATGTCGAAAGCCAGGTGCTGGCCCGCGCCATCCATGCCCATATCCACTACCGCACCTTTCTCAACGGCAACCGCACCATCGTCTTCCCGGCGAGCCCCGGAAGCTATGCTTCGGAGCGGATGGGGTGA
- the glnT gene encoding type III glutamate--ammonia ligase, producing the protein MTLDLAAFAKDKGIKYFMISYTDLFAGQRAKLVPAQAIAGMQEEGAGFAGFATWLDMTPAHPDLFAVPDASSVIQLPWKKDVAWVAADCMMEGELVAQAPRNVLKRLIEQAEAEGKRVKTGVEAEFFLITADGSKISDEYDTAEKPCYDQQAVMRRYDVIAEICDYMLELGWGAYQNDHEDANGQFEMNWEFDDALKTADKHSFFKFMVKSIAEKHGLRATFMPKPFKGLTGNGCHCHISVWDNDSRTNVFADREAEFGLSAEGRHFLGGIMKHASSLAAITNPTVNSYKRINAPRTTSGATWSPNTVTWTGNNRTHMVRVPGPGRFELRLPDGAVNPYLLQAIIIAAGLDGLRSRADPGLHHDIDMYAEGHLVKNAPRLPLNLLDALRAYDEDEGLKQAIGSEFSEAYLKLKHQEWNAYCSHFTQWERDSTLDI; encoded by the coding sequence ATGACACTGGATCTTGCTGCTTTTGCGAAAGACAAAGGCATCAAATACTTCATGATCAGCTATACCGATCTCTTCGCCGGCCAGCGCGCCAAGCTGGTGCCGGCACAGGCGATCGCCGGCATGCAGGAAGAGGGCGCGGGTTTTGCAGGTTTCGCCACCTGGCTCGACATGACTCCCGCTCATCCTGATTTGTTCGCGGTACCGGACGCATCTTCTGTCATCCAACTCCCATGGAAGAAGGATGTCGCCTGGGTCGCCGCCGATTGTATGATGGAAGGCGAACTTGTCGCCCAGGCGCCGCGCAACGTGCTGAAGAGGCTCATCGAGCAAGCCGAGGCGGAGGGCAAGCGGGTCAAGACCGGCGTCGAGGCGGAATTCTTCCTGATCACCGCCGACGGCTCCAAGATTTCAGACGAATACGATACCGCTGAAAAGCCCTGCTACGACCAGCAGGCTGTCATGCGTCGCTATGATGTCATTGCCGAAATCTGCGACTACATGCTCGAACTCGGTTGGGGCGCCTATCAGAACGATCACGAGGACGCCAACGGCCAGTTCGAGATGAACTGGGAATTCGACGACGCGCTAAAGACAGCCGACAAGCATTCCTTCTTCAAGTTCATGGTGAAGTCGATCGCCGAAAAGCACGGGCTTCGCGCTACCTTCATGCCGAAGCCTTTCAAGGGGCTCACCGGCAATGGCTGCCATTGCCATATCTCGGTCTGGGACAATGACAGCAGGACAAACGTCTTTGCCGACAGGGAAGCGGAATTCGGCCTCTCGGCGGAAGGCAGGCACTTTCTTGGCGGTATCATGAAACATGCCTCGTCGCTTGCGGCGATCACCAATCCGACGGTCAATTCCTACAAGCGCATCAACGCGCCGCGCACGACGTCGGGCGCCACCTGGTCGCCGAACACGGTGACCTGGACCGGCAATAACCGCACCCATATGGTGCGCGTGCCTGGGCCTGGCCGTTTCGAACTGCGCCTGCCGGACGGTGCGGTCAATCCCTATCTGCTTCAGGCCATCATCATTGCAGCCGGCCTCGACGGCCTCCGCAGCAGGGCCGATCCCGGCCTGCATCACGATATCGATATGTATGCGGAGGGTCACCTGGTGAAGAATGCGCCGCGTCTGCCGCTCAATTTGCTGGATGCTCTTCGGGCCTATGACGAGGACGAGGGCCTGAAGCAGGCGATCGGTTCAGAGTTCTCCGAAGCCTATCTCAAGCTCAAGCATCAGGAATGGAACGCCTACTGCTCGCACTTTACGCAGTGGGAGCGCGACAGCACGCTCGATATCTGA
- a CDS encoding heme-dependent oxidative N-demethylase family protein: MAIAFKQETFRDDFSYRNSPENIRRFPFPFDRDEYMYSVNMEPHVKGQNGTVYESLIDVDEHYVAEMRDRALVLKEDPLRYQALPHMMTAQWDTLELLMEEQASGYPEHFSLVKNGDQWRWINRPLGIDDSFTFGDASTLPYEPFEYITRQAQGDFCIVDQRDGNLWMDAGMVTTQADWSLDFDIGMNFMEWHGPVPLAHQIGIFDRALKFLLNLQQGKPTRRFNWTMTINPRLDTSPENYPKWGPDRTTVTPDNVGEKVHLRVELQSLWRLPRSNAILFVIRCYLMNMSELVTVPKWARRFPRVLRTLPPELIDYKGLTRFRETTIDWLSKYDDGASTSPGFFPD; this comes from the coding sequence ATGGCAATCGCCTTCAAGCAGGAAACGTTCCGGGACGATTTCAGCTATCGAAACAGTCCGGAAAATATCCGGCGTTTTCCCTTTCCCTTCGACCGCGACGAGTACATGTATTCCGTCAACATGGAACCGCATGTGAAGGGGCAAAATGGAACCGTTTACGAAAGCCTCATCGATGTCGATGAGCATTATGTTGCCGAAATGCGCGACCGGGCTCTCGTGCTGAAGGAGGATCCGCTGCGCTATCAGGCGCTGCCGCATATGATGACGGCACAATGGGACACGCTGGAACTGTTGATGGAAGAACAGGCCTCCGGCTATCCCGAACACTTCTCCCTGGTCAAAAACGGTGACCAGTGGCGTTGGATCAATCGGCCACTCGGCATCGATGACAGCTTCACGTTCGGGGATGCGTCGACGCTGCCCTATGAGCCGTTCGAATATATCACCCGTCAGGCCCAGGGCGACTTCTGCATCGTCGACCAGCGCGACGGCAACCTCTGGATGGATGCCGGCATGGTCACAACACAGGCCGACTGGTCGCTCGATTTCGACATCGGCATGAATTTCATGGAATGGCATGGACCGGTGCCGCTCGCCCATCAGATCGGCATCTTCGACCGCGCGCTGAAATTCCTCCTGAACCTGCAACAGGGCAAGCCGACGCGCCGCTTCAACTGGACGATGACCATCAATCCGCGCCTCGACACCAGCCCGGAAAACTATCCCAAATGGGGCCCGGACCGCACGACGGTAACACCCGACAATGTCGGCGAGAAAGTGCATCTGCGCGTCGAATTGCAGAGTCTATGGCGCCTGCCGCGTTCGAACGCAATTCTGTTCGTCATCCGCTGCTATCTGATGAACATGAGCGAACTCGTCACCGTCCCGAAATGGGCGCGACGGTTTCCGCGTGTGCTGCGCACGCTGCCGCCGGAACTGATCGACTACAAGGGGCTCACACGCTTCCGCGAGACCACGATCGACTGGCTTTCAAAATACGACGACGGCGCCTCGACCAGTCCCGGCTTCTTCCCGGATTGA